A single genomic interval of Spirosoma linguale DSM 74 harbors:
- a CDS encoding polynucleotide adenylyltransferase/metal dependent phosphohydrolase (TIGRFAM: metal dependent phophohydrolase~PFAM: Polynucleotide adenylyltransferase region; metal-dependent phosphohydrolase HD sub domain~KEGG: hypothetical protein): MNFSDTLHKNPVFDVVSQQADRLGLPTYVIGGFVRDLILARPSKDIDVVCIGSGITLAEAVGKALNAHVAVFPNFGTAMLRAMQGDEEWEVEFVGARKESYRSESRKPIVEDGTLEDDQNRRDFTINAMGISLNKASFGELLDPFDGLKDLKKKIIRTPLNPDITFSDDPLRMMRAIRFASQLTFDIEPDTFDAIMRMNERIDIVSRERVTDELNKIILSPVPSYGFKLLYHGGLLERIFPELIALKGVETIEGKGHKDNFYHTLQVLDNIANRADKNQYPGEAENELWLRWAALLHDIAKPATKRFDQKAGWTFHGHEDLGARWVPGIFRTMKLPLNEHMRFVQKLVRLHLRPIALTKEQITDSALRRLLVDAGEDLEGLMALCRADITSKNYERVQKHLRNFDRVERKLHDLEERDKLRSFQPVITGELIMETFGLPPSKEVGEIKTVLREAILDGLVPNSLDAAYPFLLEEGRKRGLTPVE, encoded by the coding sequence ATGAATTTCAGCGATACCTTACATAAAAATCCGGTTTTTGATGTTGTTTCCCAACAGGCCGACAGGCTTGGCTTGCCGACCTACGTCATTGGCGGATTTGTGCGTGATTTAATTTTAGCGCGACCGTCAAAAGATATTGACGTTGTTTGTATTGGCAGCGGCATCACATTAGCCGAGGCCGTTGGGAAGGCCCTGAACGCGCATGTAGCGGTATTTCCAAACTTTGGTACGGCCATGTTGCGGGCCATGCAGGGTGATGAAGAATGGGAAGTCGAGTTTGTTGGCGCCCGTAAAGAGTCGTACCGAAGCGAGTCACGGAAGCCCATTGTCGAAGACGGCACCCTGGAAGATGACCAGAACCGCAGAGACTTTACCATCAATGCAATGGGGATAAGCCTCAACAAAGCCAGTTTTGGCGAACTCCTCGATCCATTTGATGGGCTAAAAGACCTGAAGAAAAAGATCATCCGTACGCCGTTAAACCCGGATATAACTTTCTCTGACGACCCGCTGCGGATGATGCGGGCCATTCGTTTTGCCTCGCAGTTGACGTTCGATATTGAGCCCGATACGTTCGATGCCATCATGCGCATGAACGAGCGAATCGACATTGTATCGCGCGAACGTGTAACCGATGAGCTGAACAAGATTATCCTGTCGCCTGTACCTTCCTATGGCTTTAAGCTGCTGTATCATGGGGGCTTACTGGAGCGGATTTTCCCCGAGCTAATAGCGCTGAAAGGAGTTGAAACCATCGAAGGGAAGGGGCATAAGGATAATTTTTACCACACGCTTCAGGTACTCGATAACATTGCTAACCGGGCTGATAAGAACCAGTACCCCGGCGAGGCCGAAAATGAACTTTGGCTTCGCTGGGCTGCGTTGCTGCACGATATTGCCAAACCTGCTACCAAACGGTTTGATCAGAAAGCAGGCTGGACGTTCCACGGACATGAAGACCTGGGTGCGCGTTGGGTACCGGGTATTTTCAGGACTATGAAACTGCCTCTGAACGAGCATATGCGTTTTGTTCAGAAACTCGTACGCTTACATTTGCGGCCAATTGCCCTAACCAAGGAGCAAATAACGGACTCGGCGCTGCGTCGGCTTCTGGTCGATGCAGGGGAGGACCTGGAAGGCCTTATGGCGCTTTGCCGGGCTGACATTACCTCAAAGAATTATGAGCGTGTGCAAAAACACCTTCGTAATTTTGACCGGGTAGAGCGGAAACTGCATGACCTCGAAGAGCGTGACAAACTGCGGAGCTTTCAGCCCGTGATAACGGGTGAGCTGATCATGGAAACGTTTGGTCTGCCGCCGTCGAAGGAGGTTGGCGAGATTAAAACAGTCCTTCGTGAAGCGATTCTGGATGGTCTTGTTCCTAATTCGCTCGATGCAGCTTATCCATTCTTACTTGAAGAAGGACGTAAACGAGGCCTAACCCCTGTTGAATAG
- a CDS encoding Peptidase M23 (PFAM: Peptidase M23~KEGG: ppd:Ppro_1173 peptidase M23B): protein MRVLGIVGALLIGGLNVASSQEVSSNSDSPTLYSYCQQFQTLYTQIREQSITPDSARKQFSHIMHGLQTRFHSMESFRQDSIQRDSLRKTGLYFNFPIRGYSPSAIGGKHGEGYRGNGFDLFDYTVRGSHPAQDIFISDRNQDNIDDRTGQPVDILAMTRGLVLAIETAWKPGSEYRGGNWIWVYDPNLHGLFYYAHNNEVDVTPGQWVSAGDKLGEMGRSGFNAYKSRSPTHLHLMYLQIKPDGLPQPMNTYEWLLTAKQSK, encoded by the coding sequence ATGCGAGTATTGGGTATTGTTGGGGCGTTATTGATCGGAGGACTAAACGTGGCTTCGTCGCAGGAAGTTAGCAGCAACTCCGATAGCCCTACGCTTTACTCCTACTGCCAGCAATTTCAGACCTTATACACGCAAATTCGGGAGCAGAGTATAACACCCGATTCTGCCCGGAAGCAGTTCAGCCACATCATGCATGGTCTGCAGACGCGCTTCCACAGTATGGAGAGTTTCCGGCAGGATTCCATTCAACGGGATAGTCTTCGTAAGACTGGGCTGTATTTTAATTTTCCGATACGAGGTTATAGCCCCAGTGCTATTGGGGGTAAACATGGCGAAGGCTATCGAGGGAACGGCTTCGATCTGTTCGATTATACCGTACGGGGTAGCCACCCGGCACAGGACATTTTTATAAGTGATCGCAATCAGGACAACATTGATGACCGAACAGGCCAGCCGGTGGATATTCTAGCCATGACCCGGGGACTGGTACTAGCCATTGAAACAGCCTGGAAGCCCGGCTCCGAATACCGGGGAGGGAACTGGATATGGGTCTACGACCCCAACCTGCACGGGTTATTTTACTACGCACACAACAATGAGGTGGATGTAACACCGGGTCAGTGGGTTAGCGCGGGCGATAAACTCGGCGAAATGGGACGTAGTGGCTTTAACGCCTACAAAAGCCGCTCACCTACGCACCTGCACCTCATGTATCTGCAAATAAAGCCCGATGGCTTGCCACAACCCATGAACACCTACGAGTGGCTCCTCACAGCTAAACAATCAAAATGA
- a CDS encoding cold-shock DNA-binding domain protein (PFAM: Cold-shock protein DNA-binding~SMART: Cold shock protein~KEGG: bpd:BURPS668_A1944 hypothetical protein): MQTGTVKFFNETKGFGFIKPDDGGEDIFVHASGLIDQIRENDKVKFNVERGKKGLNAVNVEMA; encoded by the coding sequence ATGCAAACAGGAACTGTAAAATTCTTTAATGAAACCAAAGGGTTTGGTTTTATTAAACCCGATGACGGTGGCGAAGACATTTTTGTACACGCTTCCGGTCTCATCGACCAAATCCGTGAAAACGACAAAGTTAAATTCAATGTCGAGCGCGGTAAGAAAGGCTTAAACGCCGTAAACGTCGAAATGGCTTAA
- a CDS encoding NLP/P60 protein (PFAM: NLP/P60 protein~KEGG: esa:ESA_02110 hypothetical protein), with the protein MQQRWSREILRSVLLSACLLSLLTACNALRSSGPSVSRRPSPSRSVASRTPTGRTPSRPPAVPAKSVGKVVDSRTYESRYVPEVVKIARTYTGTPYRSGGNTTDGIDCSGLVYAVFNTVGLKMPRISWQQSEVGHEVEVDEILPGDLIFFVPDKGQAGYVSHTGIVTEVNGNQNIRFIHASSSRGVREDNLYADYFKGRFVKALRPF; encoded by the coding sequence ATGCAACAACGCTGGTCTCGGGAAATTCTGCGTTCCGTACTGCTGAGTGCCTGTTTATTGTCGCTGCTTACAGCCTGTAATGCACTCCGTTCCTCTGGTCCATCCGTTAGTCGTCGTCCATCCCCATCGCGTTCCGTTGCCAGTCGAACGCCAACGGGTAGAACACCGTCTCGTCCCCCTGCCGTACCGGCTAAATCGGTTGGTAAGGTCGTTGATAGTCGTACCTACGAAAGCCGATATGTACCCGAAGTGGTTAAGATTGCCCGGACGTATACGGGAACGCCTTATCGCTCGGGAGGAAACACGACGGATGGCATTGACTGCTCCGGGCTTGTGTATGCTGTTTTTAATACTGTTGGATTAAAAATGCCCCGCATTTCCTGGCAGCAATCTGAAGTGGGCCATGAAGTAGAAGTTGATGAGATCTTACCGGGCGATTTAATTTTCTTTGTTCCCGATAAAGGTCAGGCGGGCTATGTCTCGCATACGGGTATTGTGACTGAAGTAAATGGTAACCAGAATATCCGGTTTATTCATGCGTCCTCGTCGCGGGGCGTTCGGGAGGATAATCTTTATGCTGATTATTTCAAGGGACGATTTGTAAAAGCACTACGTCCATTTTAA
- a CDS encoding hypothetical protein (KEGG: sat:SYN_02443 SUA5/YciO/YrdC/YwlC family protein), producing MTTSIRDIAYQLRQGKLIAIADETGWSIVADPVNETAVEELLTLKPLMPAGLQPTVIIQNADQLGLYVAKVPDVAYDLVDFAENPLTVVYDQGKNIAGALWSSSDTTKNGQSVGEVAVRRALNTDLQRLIGSFGRGLLSIPLESLVLPAAAETLIVERFGTLPGMPKRPRIMRLAVNGEVSFIRK from the coding sequence ATGACTACAAGCATTCGCGATATCGCCTATCAACTAAGACAGGGAAAACTCATTGCCATTGCCGATGAAACGGGCTGGTCTATTGTGGCCGATCCCGTCAATGAAACCGCTGTTGAGGAGTTGTTAACCTTAAAGCCGCTGATGCCCGCGGGTTTGCAGCCAACGGTTATTATTCAGAATGCTGACCAGTTAGGCCTTTACGTAGCGAAAGTTCCGGATGTTGCCTACGATCTGGTTGACTTTGCCGAGAATCCATTAACCGTTGTTTATGACCAAGGGAAGAACATTGCGGGCGCGTTGTGGTCATCGTCGGATACTACAAAAAATGGCCAGTCGGTGGGCGAAGTCGCCGTTCGGCGGGCGTTAAATACTGATCTACAGCGGTTGATCGGGAGTTTCGGGCGGGGTCTATTATCCATTCCTCTTGAATCGCTTGTACTGCCGGCGGCTGCTGAGACGCTCATCGTCGAACGGTTCGGCACACTCCCCGGTATGCCCAAACGGCCGCGTATTATGCGGTTGGCCGTCAATGGCGAAGTTAGTTTTATAAGAAAATAA
- a CDS encoding Tex-like protein protein-like protein (PFAM: Tex-like protein-like; RNA binding S1 domain protein~SMART: Resolvase RNase H domain protein fold~KEGG: dal:Dalk_0805 RNA binding S1 domain protein) has product MTQSVEQRIAARLSLHLKSVAATIELLNGGATVPFIARYRKELTASNGNPLDEVQIGQIKDTYQKILDLDKRRETVIKSIDEQGKLTPDLQKKLESTDSMTDLEDLYLPFRQKRKTRATIAIERGLEPLANVILAQREASLDQIVQRYLSDAVATAADALQGARDILAERISENVDARQRIRNLFEREAIVRSVVKKGKEAEGVKYRDYFDFAEPLRRVPSHRLLALRRGEAEGVLSVGIGPDEEAAIERLERQFVADRSGTPACKDQLALAIRDGYKRLLKPSLETEFANTSKEKADAEAIRIFADNLRQLLLSAPLGQKRVLAIDPGFRTGCKTVCLDAQGNLLADTVLYLSHSDAQRQQAVQTVQKLVSQYKIDAIAVGNGTAGRETEEFIQSLKLDKPIFIVSEQGASIYSASEVAREEFPDHDVTVRGAVSIGRRLMDPLAELVKIDPKSIGVGQYQHDVDQTDLKTSLDAVVESCVNQVGVSLNTASAYLLRYVSGLGPQLAGNIVAYRAANGAFSSREQLKKVPRLGPKAFEQCAGFLRIEGAKNPLDNSAVHPERYSVVERMAAEVGSRVEELIMRPDLRQQIKVEKYVTNEVGLPTLRDILSELAKPGRDPREQLSVFDYDTRVRTVDDLHEGMVLPGVVTNITAFGAFVDIGVKQDGLVHISQLANHFVSDPNTVVKVYQKVKVKVMEVDKARKRIALSMKIQ; this is encoded by the coding sequence ATGACCCAATCTGTTGAACAACGCATTGCTGCCCGGCTTAGCCTACATCTTAAATCGGTAGCCGCTACCATCGAACTACTCAACGGTGGAGCCACCGTTCCCTTTATCGCCCGATATCGTAAGGAGTTGACCGCATCCAATGGTAATCCGCTCGATGAAGTACAAATCGGCCAAATCAAAGACACCTACCAGAAAATACTCGATCTGGATAAACGGCGTGAAACCGTAATCAAGTCCATCGATGAGCAGGGAAAACTCACGCCCGATCTCCAAAAGAAGCTTGAATCGACGGATTCAATGACTGACCTGGAAGATCTTTATCTGCCATTTCGCCAAAAGCGAAAAACACGTGCCACGATTGCTATTGAACGAGGACTGGAGCCACTTGCCAACGTAATTCTGGCTCAGCGTGAGGCCTCCCTCGACCAAATTGTGCAACGATACCTTTCCGACGCCGTTGCTACTGCCGCCGATGCTTTGCAGGGCGCACGCGATATTCTGGCTGAGCGGATCAGTGAAAACGTAGATGCCCGACAGCGTATTCGCAACCTGTTTGAACGGGAGGCTATTGTGCGTTCTGTCGTTAAAAAAGGAAAAGAAGCGGAGGGTGTTAAGTATCGGGATTACTTCGACTTTGCCGAGCCCCTGCGCCGGGTACCCTCTCACCGCTTGCTGGCCTTGCGTCGGGGTGAGGCCGAGGGGGTCCTGTCTGTAGGCATCGGACCCGATGAAGAGGCTGCTATTGAACGGCTCGAACGGCAATTTGTTGCCGACCGCTCGGGGACGCCCGCCTGCAAGGACCAACTGGCTCTGGCGATCCGTGACGGGTACAAACGTCTGCTTAAGCCTTCGCTCGAAACAGAGTTTGCTAATACGTCTAAAGAGAAGGCTGATGCGGAAGCTATTCGGATTTTTGCTGACAACCTGCGCCAGCTATTGCTCAGCGCTCCTCTCGGTCAGAAACGTGTTTTAGCCATTGACCCCGGCTTTCGTACGGGTTGTAAAACAGTTTGTCTGGACGCTCAGGGGAATCTGCTGGCCGATACGGTTTTGTATCTGTCGCACTCAGATGCCCAACGGCAGCAGGCGGTGCAAACCGTTCAAAAGCTGGTAAGCCAATACAAGATCGATGCTATCGCTGTTGGAAATGGTACCGCCGGGCGAGAAACGGAAGAGTTTATCCAATCGCTTAAACTTGATAAACCCATCTTTATTGTCAGCGAACAGGGTGCCTCAATTTATTCGGCATCCGAGGTTGCGCGTGAAGAATTCCCTGATCATGATGTAACCGTTCGTGGCGCAGTTAGCATTGGTCGGCGACTTATGGACCCGCTGGCCGAATTGGTGAAAATCGATCCTAAATCCATCGGTGTTGGTCAATACCAGCACGATGTTGACCAAACCGATCTGAAGACCAGTCTGGATGCTGTTGTTGAGAGTTGTGTGAATCAGGTTGGTGTTTCGCTCAATACGGCCAGTGCTTACTTGTTGCGGTATGTATCGGGTTTGGGACCACAACTGGCTGGCAATATTGTGGCTTACCGGGCAGCTAACGGGGCGTTTTCTTCTCGCGAACAGCTTAAAAAAGTGCCCCGGTTAGGCCCAAAAGCATTTGAGCAATGCGCAGGCTTTTTGCGTATCGAAGGTGCCAAAAACCCCCTGGATAATAGTGCGGTCCATCCAGAGCGGTATAGCGTTGTGGAGCGGATGGCTGCGGAGGTTGGTAGTCGTGTGGAAGAATTGATTATGCGCCCGGACTTACGTCAGCAGATTAAAGTTGAAAAGTATGTAACAAACGAGGTGGGTCTGCCAACGCTTCGGGATATTCTGTCTGAACTTGCCAAGCCTGGCCGCGATCCAAGGGAGCAGCTTTCGGTCTTTGATTATGATACCCGCGTTCGAACGGTTGATGACCTGCATGAGGGTATGGTACTGCCTGGCGTTGTAACAAATATTACAGCCTTCGGTGCTTTCGTGGACATTGGCGTGAAACAGGATGGTTTAGTGCACATCTCACAGTTGGCCAACCATTTTGTTTCTGACCCGAACACAGTGGTTAAGGTTTACCAAAAAGTAAAAGTTAAAGTAATGGAGGTTGATAAGGCCCGTAAACGGATTGCATTGTCTATGAAAATTCAATAG
- a CDS encoding Excinuclease ABC C subunit domain protein (PFAM: Excinuclease ABC C subunit domain protein~KEGG: rpe:RPE_3701 excinuclease ABC, C subunit domain protein) — MHTVYIIYSPTTDQYFIGQAKDLKIALWQHNAKTNPTTAGGKPWEVRFSQSFDTRNEALSLEMKLKNKDRAHWEELINSTQPTV; from the coding sequence ATGCACACAGTATATATTATATATAGTCCAACTACTGATCAGTATTTTATTGGTCAGGCTAAAGACCTGAAAATAGCGTTATGGCAACATAATGCAAAAACAAACCCAACTACCGCTGGCGGAAAACCCTGGGAGGTACGATTTTCTCAGTCATTCGACACACGTAATGAAGCATTAAGCCTGGAAATGAAGCTCAAAAATAAAGATCGAGCCCATTGGGAAGAACTCATTAACAGTACACAGCCAACGGTTTAA
- a CDS encoding protein of unknown function UPF0118 (PFAM: protein of unknown function UPF0118~KEGG: mpo:Mpop_0304 protein of unknown function UPF0118) has protein sequence MTSEPLRPHYHQFSHSLLSLAILTVAIYLGQDILVPLAMSGLVAVLLRPVEDRLIRLGIHKVIAISLALLLAIVIVAGVTIILSMQLSDFADDLPKIRQNLADFFSDAKRWVRREYNVSYRQQEQYLKKAQAQTLDSLQSPDTLGFITGPLGTLTLVPIYVFLLLYYRTMLLHFVVVLFAEKHTNNVREVLGEVKSVIQSYMVGLLIETACVAALNSVGLLILGVQYSILLGIMAAILNLVPYIGGLVATVLTVIITFSNNPETSIILGVVIVFLVVQFIDNNVLVPLIVASKVRINALVSIVGVLIGGALAGVSGMFLSIPAIAILKVIFDRVESLRPWGVLLGDQTPEEAGSNLFRLPKRRRKPKVDEVSA, from the coding sequence ATGACATCTGAACCTCTACGTCCCCATTATCATCAGTTCTCTCATTCCCTGCTTTCACTGGCTATTCTGACAGTAGCCATTTATCTGGGTCAGGATATATTGGTACCGCTTGCCATGTCGGGGCTGGTTGCGGTACTGTTGAGACCCGTAGAGGACCGACTTATCCGCCTGGGTATTCATAAAGTTATTGCCATTAGCCTGGCGCTGTTACTGGCCATTGTTATTGTGGCTGGCGTTACCATAATTCTGTCGATGCAACTCTCCGATTTTGCCGACGATTTACCCAAGATACGGCAAAATTTAGCCGACTTTTTTAGCGATGCCAAACGATGGGTTCGGCGTGAATACAATGTGAGCTACCGGCAACAAGAGCAGTATCTTAAGAAAGCTCAGGCGCAAACACTGGACAGCCTGCAAAGTCCGGACACGCTCGGTTTCATTACTGGGCCGCTGGGAACCCTTACGCTGGTTCCCATTTATGTCTTTTTGCTGCTCTATTACCGGACAATGCTACTGCACTTTGTCGTCGTACTATTTGCTGAAAAACACACCAATAATGTACGTGAAGTGCTGGGGGAGGTAAAGTCGGTTATTCAAAGCTATATGGTAGGTCTGCTGATTGAAACAGCCTGTGTAGCAGCACTCAATTCTGTCGGGTTACTAATTCTTGGCGTTCAGTATTCCATCCTGCTGGGAATCATGGCAGCCATACTGAACCTTGTTCCCTACATTGGTGGTCTGGTCGCTACAGTACTAACGGTAATCATCACCTTCAGCAACAACCCGGAAACCTCAATTATTCTGGGCGTCGTTATTGTTTTTCTGGTCGTGCAATTCATCGACAACAATGTACTCGTACCGCTTATTGTAGCCTCAAAAGTACGGATCAACGCGCTTGTATCTATCGTGGGCGTACTGATTGGGGGAGCTTTGGCGGGCGTTTCCGGCATGTTCCTCTCCATTCCTGCCATCGCGATTTTAAAAGTAATTTTCGACCGGGTCGAAAGCCTGCGCCCATGGGGTGTACTGCTGGGTGATCAAACCCCCGAAGAAGCAGGTAGCAATCTGTTTCGACTGCCCAAGCGACGGCGCAAACCCAAAGTCGATGAAGTCAGCGCTTAG